The DNA window AACCGCAACaaagccgccgcccgccgcgctccTGCTCCCGCCGTTCCCGCCGCGATGAGGAGGCGCCCGGAGCCTCGTCTCGTCCGGTACctcgccaccgcctccgcctcgcccgccgcccccgccccgcccccgctcCAGGCCTCGaagccgccccgccccgccgcgccgttccTCGCCGTGCTCCTGCGCcggggccgcgcggccgccgcggcgatcctcaaccgccgcctccgcgcggCGCCCGCCCCGGAGGCCCACGCCCTGCTCTCCGCGCTCCCGTCCGTCCGCGACGCCGTCTCCTACAACACCGTCCTCGCCGCGCTCTGCCGCCGCGGGGGCGACCTCCCCGCTGCGCTCTCCCTCCTCCGCGACATGTCACGGGAGCCCCACCCGGGCGCCCGCCCCACCGCCGTCTCCTACACCACGGTCATGCGCGGGCTCTGCGCGGCGCGCCGCGCGGACGAGGCCGTCGGCTTGCTCCGGACCATGCAGGACCGCGGCGTCCGCCCCGACGTCGTCACGTACGGCACGCTCATCCAGGGGCTGTGCGACGCCGCGGAGGTCGACGGGGCCGTGGAGCTGCTGAATGAGATGTGCGGCAGTGGTATTGAGCCGAACGTGGTTTTGTACAGCTGCTTGCTGCGGGGATACTGCAAGTCCGGCCGGTGGCAGGACGTAGGCAAGGTGTTCGAAGAAATGTCCTGGCGGGGAATTCAGCCGGATGTGATCATGTTCACTGGTTTAATCGACAGCCTGTGTAAAGAGGGGAAGACAGGAAAGGCCGAAATGGTGAAGGACATGATGGTGGAACGAGGGTTGGAGCCAAATGCAGTGACATACAACGTGCTGATCAATTCCCTGTGCAAGGAAGGATCGGTGAGGGAGGCGATGACTCTAAAGAAGGAGATGGTAGAGAAGGGGGTGGCACCGGATGTTGTGACATACAACACCCTGATTGCAGGTCTTTCTGGCGTGCTCGAGATGGATGAGGCTATGGGGTTGCTTGATGAGATGATCCAAGGAGATATTGTGCTTGAGCCTGATGTGTTCACGTACAACTCGGTTATACATGGACTGTGTAAGATCGGTCGTATGTTCCAAGCAGTCAAAGTTCGTGAGATGATGGCTGAGAGGGGGTGTATGTGTGACTTGGTGACCTACAATTGTCTGATTGGTGGATTCCTTAGGGTTCACAAGGTTAAGATGGCTATGAAGCTAATGAATGAGCTGACTAGTTCTGGATTGAATCCTGATTCATTCACCTATAGCATTCTGATAAATGGCTTCAGCAAGATGTGGGAAGTTGACCGTGCGGAAAAGTTCTTGTGTACAATGAGAGAACATGGCTTAGAGCCTGAGCTAGCTCACTATATTCCTTTGCTTGCAGCTATGTGTCAACAGGGAATGATGGAGCGGGCTACAATTTTGTTCAATGAAATGGATAAGAACTGCAGGCTTGATGTTGTCGCATATAGCACTATGATCCATGGTGCTTGCAAATCAGGGGATAAGAAAATGGTTGAACAATTGATTAAAGATATGCTTGGTGAGGGTCTGACTCCTGATGCCGTCACATATTCTATTATAAtcaacatgtttgcaaaacttaGTGACCTAGAAGCAGCCGAGAAGGTTCTTAAACAGATGACTGCAAGTGGCTTTGTACCTGACGTTGCTGTTTTTGATTCAGTGATCAAAGGTTACAGCGCTGAAGGCCAGATAAACAAGGTTCTGGAATTGATTAGTGAAATGAGAGCCAAGAATGTAGCTCTTGATTCTAAAATCATATCTACTATTGTCGCTTCTCTGACAAACGAACACAAAAAGAAGCTACTGGAGGTGCTACCCGATTTCTCGAAAGAACTGTTGCAAGGCAACACCGCCCCAGGA is part of the Panicum hallii strain FIL2 chromosome 2, PHallii_v3.1, whole genome shotgun sequence genome and encodes:
- the LOC112879593 gene encoding pentatricopeptide repeat-containing protein At1g62670, mitochondrial-like isoform X2; this encodes MRRRPEPRLVRYLATASASPAAPAPPPLQASKPPRPAAPFLAVLLRRGRAAAAAILNRRLRAAPAPEAHALLSALPSVRDAVSYNTVLAALCRRGGDLPAALSLLRDMSREPHPGARPTAVSYTTVMRGLCAARRADEAVGLLRTMQDRGVRPDVVTYGTLIQGLCDAAEVDGAVELLNEMCGSGIEPNVVLYSCLLRGYCKSGRWQDVGKVFEEMSWRGIQPDVIMFTGLIDSLCKEGKTGKAEMVKDMMVERGLEPNAVTYNVLINSLCKEGSVREAMTLKKEMVEKGVAPDVVTYNTLIAGLSGVLEMDEAMGLLDEMIQGDIVLEPDVFTYNSVIHGLCKIGRMFQAVKVREMMAERGCMCDLVTYNCLIGGFLRVHKVKMAMKLMNELTSSGLNPDSFTYSILINGFSKMWEVDRAEKFLCTMREHGLEPELAHYIPLLAAMCQQGMMERATILFNEMDKNCRLDVVAYSTMIHGACKSGDKKMVEQLIKDMLVIKGYSAEGQINKVLELISEMRAKNVALDSKIISTIVASLTNEHKKKLLEVLPDFSKELLQGNTAPGVHELTM
- the LOC112879593 gene encoding pentatricopeptide repeat-containing protein At4g28010-like isoform X1 → MRRRPEPRLVRYLATASASPAAPAPPPLQASKPPRPAAPFLAVLLRRGRAAAAAILNRRLRAAPAPEAHALLSALPSVRDAVSYNTVLAALCRRGGDLPAALSLLRDMSREPHPGARPTAVSYTTVMRGLCAARRADEAVGLLRTMQDRGVRPDVVTYGTLIQGLCDAAEVDGAVELLNEMCGSGIEPNVVLYSCLLRGYCKSGRWQDVGKVFEEMSWRGIQPDVIMFTGLIDSLCKEGKTGKAEMVKDMMVERGLEPNAVTYNVLINSLCKEGSVREAMTLKKEMVEKGVAPDVVTYNTLIAGLSGVLEMDEAMGLLDEMIQGDIVLEPDVFTYNSVIHGLCKIGRMFQAVKVREMMAERGCMCDLVTYNCLIGGFLRVHKVKMAMKLMNELTSSGLNPDSFTYSILINGFSKMWEVDRAEKFLCTMREHGLEPELAHYIPLLAAMCQQGMMERATILFNEMDKNCRLDVVAYSTMIHGACKSGDKKMVEQLIKDMLGEGLTPDAVTYSIIINMFAKLSDLEAAEKVLKQMTASGFVPDVAVFDSVIKGYSAEGQINKVLELISEMRAKNVALDSKIISTIVASLTNEHKKKLLEVLPDFSKELLQGNTAPGVHELTM